CAACATCCCTGTCGCCTGAAGACTTGCAGTATGCAATTCGGATTTTTGCTGGGAAAGTTGAAGGATCTCGCTCCTACCAGGATACCGCTCAACAGTTTCTAACGACCTTCAATCAACTGCCTACTCACCGAATGGCAAAACAAAAGGTAGGAGATTATCTGATTCAGGCTATTCAACACACGCCGCAACCCAGCTATGGAGAGCATAACTTTAACCATTGGTTAAGCAAACAGCTCAATACCAGCCAGTTTGAGCGCGACAACTCCAAACCTAACCATGGTTTGCTGATGCACCTCTGCCGCGATCTAATCGATGCATTGATTGTTCCTCCGTCTGCTCAAAAAATTGAAAATCATTTCATGTTTGTGGATTTGATTACTAACTTAGGAGCCACATTTGCGACTGGGCTTCTGCTCAAGATCGTGTTGCTCTGTCGAGCGTTTCCAGAAAATCTAAAAGCAATGCGAGAGCATGTTGCAAAACAATTTGCGGCTCTGTTTAAGCACTATGAAAAATCTGCAAAAGAAGATTTGAAATGGCTAATTGAGTGTCTGGATAACTGGCTCATTGCCTCTACCATTCACTTTGGACGTTGGGAGCAATCCGTCTGGTCGTCTTTGCTGTCAACAAACCGTCCGTAAATTGCTCGCAAATTATAGCCTTGGTCAGAAAGAAGGCAAAGGCAATGGCTCAAACCTTGATGCTGGGGAAGCTTTCTGACTCGTCTCCGCCCCATCAAATGTGGCTACGGCTGTAGATCTTGATCAACGTTGGGTGAATGCTTAGCACTCACCCAATTCTTTCATGGTTGCTACAGATTAGACTGTTGAGTTGTCATCACTGGCGAATGCTGGCATTGGTTGCAGGATTGAGAGGAGCATAACCAAAGGTTGCATTTGCCATGCGACACCAAATGACAACAGAGTCAAAATTTTCAATGGCAATGCTGTCTGGAATGGGATAGCGTTGAGCACCGCTATACTCCCGTAGACCTCCTAGATTGATAACACTTCCTAAGTTGGTGTAGGACTGTGGGGGACGGTTGGTTGAGTCTAACAAAACGTGCAAATCAGGACCCATATTGCTGGTGCTAAAGGCTGCATCCAGTTCTAAATAACGGTGCCCATTTTCAGTCACGATGCGGGCTGTGCCAGTGGTGGGTGCTTCACCAGCGACAAAAGTACCTGTTGCGATCGCAACAGATTGGCTTTGTGCGATGACTTGGGGGGTCAATGTTTCAGCATTACCTCTGCTTTGAAATGCAGGAACGCCAACAACTGGGACTGCAAAAAGGAGCGCAGAAGTGACGCTGAATGCCAAACGGTTGAGTTTCATAATTCAACTTCCTTATAAGAGCGGGAGGCTTCAAACCATGACCCTATATTGACCTGGCTTATTTTGCTGAAAATGATTTTTATCTAAGAAATTGCAAGACAAAACTGAAATTCAGCTGAGAGTTGATGAAGGAATTCTCAGTCCTTATATAGAACCAGCAACGATTGACCATTGACCAATGACGATTGACCATTGACCCTATCTCAGGCTTCTTCATGGATTAAATAGGATAGCTATATATAATGTCAGTTCGGGTTAAGACTCTGGCGAATGAATTCGCGGCTACCGAAAATCAAGGGTTAGACGAACCGAACAAAGACTGAATATTCGAAATGGGTTGTAGGATTAGCCCCGAATTGATGTGAGGGTGGGTTATGGGAGAAGGCACACGATTTCGGTTATTTCACAGGAAGCGTAATTGTAAAGGTGCTGCCCTGACCCAGTTTAGAGGCAACGGTCACCTGCCCTCCCATACCTTCGACGAGCGACTTAACGATGGCTAATCCTAGCCCCACTCCTCCAGTCGAGCGGGCGCGTGCCTCATCAACGCGATAAAACCGTTCAAAAATCCGTGCCTGTTGTTGTAGAGGAATGCCACA
This DNA window, taken from Oscillatoria sp. FACHB-1407, encodes the following:
- a CDS encoding DM13 domain-containing protein is translated as MKLNRLAFSVTSALLFAVPVVGVPAFQSRGNAETLTPQVIAQSQSVAIATGTFVAGEAPTTGTARIVTENGHRYLELDAAFSTSNMGPDLHVLLDSTNRPPQSYTNLGSVINLGGLREYSGAQRYPIPDSIAIENFDSVVIWCRMANATFGYAPLNPATNASIRQ